The sequence GAGACCAAGTCTGTGCTTCCTTGTGCTTTTGGACTGGTGTTTCAACGTGCAAGGATAATTCGTGATGTGCTTAACTGGGGAATCCTTCTTAACGCTGGCTGACTTGTGAGTCAAAACAGACCCTCCGTAGCTGAGCTTGACCTGTTCACGTCTGCGGGTGGCTGCACTATGGGTGCAGGATGAGCTGACAGTTTCAGTTTATTGTTAACAGCTCCTTACTAACAAACATCCATGAAAAGGGGGGCTTCGCCCAGCTGTTGGCGTCGCTGTCCTGTCCCTCGCCATTGGAAAGGGGGCAAGACCTGCAGGATGATGagaggtgggaagaggggagTACCTCATCCCGTCGTACAGCTACAGCCGAGTTAATAACAAACAGAACATCCACGAATAAATAAAGGAGTCCTGGGTTGTTTACTTAGCTTTTTATTTGTACAAAGAGACAGAGCAGGGAGCAAAGAATGAACGCAAACAGGAACGCTGCTCCCGGGAACCTGGAGCTGTAGCTGCAAACTACaccatccacccccccccccgaacagCACAGGCCGAGTTCTACACCAGAAGGACTGACAAAAATCAGTGATACAGGACTTGGTGATCAAAAAAAGGCTCAGAAAGCAATAGAACAGTGTTACCTTGCTTCCTCACTCGCGTTTCACTTAGATTAGTAACTGTTCTAGGCCAGCCTCCTACTGTCACAGTActaacagcagcaaagaaaatcccCCGTCACAATGCGAGCGGTCAGCACCCTTGGAAACAAACTGAACAGAAAACATGTCAGATGCAGCACAAAGCTTTAGAGAACCGGTCAGCACAATTGTTCTGgaagttaacttttaaaatactaaataaattaCTAGCTGAAACACCCCTATGTTAAATATCAGAGTAATACTTACTAAGCAAAATCCAGTTACTACTCATAGCAGTGCAAAACGAAATAGCAGCATTCATATGCAAGTGTGATTTCAGTGTAAACACTTCAATTTGTTACTGAAAACGCACAGAGCTGGTCTGTCCGGAGCCGACACATGGCGTGCTTCCAGagagccccagcccagcagccccaggcatcTGCCTGGCTTGTGGGCTTTGGGAGGCTCCTGTTTCCAGGTGGGCAGTAGCCCGTTTGGGAGCACAAATCCACCCGTGAGGAGATGAGTGTTCAGCACAAAGTGGAAACTCTCGCCTGTGACCCTGTAGGTAACGGGTTCAGCATGGCTGTTTTGGTGCGAGACCGCTTGTGGCTGTTTGGCTACGAGTTAAAGCAAATCACATCATGAACGACAACCCTGTCCCTGCACGGCCGCACCGGGGGCTGCTCACGCTTCGGTATTTCTGCACGTACCAGACCCCCACAGCTCTGCTTTCACCTTCGGACTATTTTTGAAGGCTGCTCAAGCATGGGGCTGAATTAACCAGAAAGCAAAGTTAGATGGTGGTGTCATCAAGTGCATGTGCTGGCTGGACAGACAGGGCTCTTGTTAGTCTAGCTGTGTTCTTGTGCCAAGCCAGGACGGCTCCTGGCACTGATGGGAACGGGCGTCGCGGCCAGTTGTGGTGCCGGCGCACCGGGGATGCTCGCCGGCGCACCGGGGATGCTCGCCGGCGCACCGGGGATGCTCGCCGGCGCACCGGGGATGCTCGCCGGCGCACCGGGGATGCTCGCCGGCACGCGGCGTCACATCATCACCGCCGAAACGCTGCATTTTGGGAGGATCCGTGCGTGGAACAGCCCCTGCTCGCACCCACCCGGGTTTGCAGCAGTGGCGGCTCCCGGGAGTCAGTTCGCCGAGGCCCGGGGGCTGATTTCCAGCCCCCAGCCGTACTGTCCTTGAAAGCGACGTCACGATGGAGCCACACACACGACATCGGGGCATCCCCCGCCGctggcgggaggcggcgggacgggacgggagggcggggggggggaaggggggggccggcggggaccGGCAGCgcttctcccccgccccccgcatCCCCCACCGGGTCCCGCTCCGCTACCGCCGCCGGACGGGCTTGTAGACGCAGACGGCCATGAGGATGATGGTGAGGAGCAGGGCGCTGAGGATGCTGCCCAGCAGCACTGCGGGAGGAGCACAGGTCAGGGTCtgaatgcacacacacaccccccccgagGCATTCCCcaaaattagctttaaaaaaaaaaaaggggggaaaaacaagcagaaaggcGCCCAAGGTGCGTaacccgtcccccccctccccgctccttaCCCAGGTTCTGCTTCTGCAGCACGGCGTAGGGCCGGCTGCGCTCCGCCGCGCCCGGGGCCAGCAGGGCCACGACCGCCATCGCCCAGCCCCGCAGCGCCGACAGCACCATGGCGACCCCGCACACCCcccgaccccggccccgccgccaccggcctTTGTgcgcccgccgcggccc comes from Larus michahellis chromosome 13, bLarMic1.1, whole genome shotgun sequence and encodes:
- the C13H12orf76 gene encoding uncharacterized protein C12orf76 homolog; its protein translation is MVLSALRGWAMAVVALLAPGAAERSRPYAVLQKQNLVLLGSILSALLLTIILMAVCVYKPVRRR